In Macadamia integrifolia cultivar HAES 741 chromosome 12, SCU_Mint_v3, whole genome shotgun sequence, the following are encoded in one genomic region:
- the LOC122058396 gene encoding ruBisCO large subunit-binding protein subunit alpha, chloroplastic, with protein sequence MENAGAALIREVASKTNDSAGDGTTTASVLAREIIKLGLLSVTSGANPVSIKKGIDKTVQGLVEELEKKARAVKGGDDVKAVATISAGNDEVIGTMIADAIDKVGPDGVLSIESSSSFETTVDVEEGMEIDRGYISPQFVTNPEKMIAEFENARVLVTDQKISVIKDIIPLLEKTTQLRTPLLIVAEDITGEALATLVVNKLRGILNVAAIKAPGFGERRKALLQDIAIMTGAEFQASDLGLLIENTSVEQLGVARKVTITKDSTTIIADAATKDEIQARIAQIKRELAETDSVYDSEKLAERIAKLSGGVAVIKVGAATETELEDRKLRIEDAKNATFAAIEEGIVPGGGTALVHLSAYVPAIKEKLEDADERLGADIVQKAIVAPASLIAQNAGVEGEVVVEKIKASEWEVGYNAMTDEYQNLMEAGVIDPAKVVRCELQNAASVAGMVLTTQAIVVEKPQPKTPAAGPPQGLTV encoded by the exons ATGGAGAATGCTGGTGCAGCCCTTATAAGAGAG GTTGCAAGTAAAACCAATGATTCTGCTGGCGATGGGACAACGACTGCATCAGTTCTTGCTCGTGAAATCATCAAATTAGGCTTATTGAGTGTTACTTCTGGTGCAAATCCAGTCTCAATCAAGAAAGGGATTGATAAAACTGTACAGGGGCTAGTggaagagttggagaagaaagcTAGGGCTGTTAAAGGCGGTGATGATGTTAAAG CTGTTGCCACAATCTCTGCCGGCAATGATGAGGTTATTGGGACCATGATTGCTGATGCAATTGACAAGGTTGGCCCTGATGGGGTTTTGTCCATTgagtcttcatcatcttttgaGACAACTGTTGATGTTGAAGAAGGAATGGAG ATTGACCGTGGTTATATCTCCCCACAATTTGTGACTAACCCAGAGAAAATGATAGCTGAATTTGAAAATGCCAGGGTCCTGGTAACTGATCAGAAAATTTCAGTGATAAAGGACATTATCCCGCTGTTAGAGAAGACCACACAACTGAGGACTCCTCTGCTTATTGTTGCTGAAGATATCACTGGGGAGGCTTTGGCTACTCTAGTTGTGAACAAGTTACGTGGTATTCTCAACGTTGCTGCTATCAAAGCACCTGGTTTTGGTGAGAGGCGAAAGGCTTTGCTTCAAGACATTGCAATTATGACTG GAGCTGAGTTTCAAGCTAGTGATCTGGGGTTGCTGATAGAGAACACCTCAGTTGAACAACTTGGTGTGGCAAGAAAAGTGACAATTACCAAGGACTCCACCACAATTATTGCTGATGCTGCAACTAAGGATGAGATTCAAGCTAGAATTGCACAGATAAAAAGGGAGTTGGCTGAGACAGATTCCGTTTACGATTCTGAGAAGCTGGCTGAGAGAATTGCTAAGCTCTCAGGTGGAGTTGCTGTTATAAAAGTGGGAGCTGCAACAGAGACTGAGCTTGAGGATCGTAAACTTCGAATTGAGGATGCCAAGAATGCCACTTTTGCTGCCATTGAGGAAGGGATTGTACCTGGTGGTGGGACAGCTCTGGTTCACTTGTCCGCTTATGTCCCAGCCATTAAGGAGAAGCTTGAAGATGCGGATGAAAGGCTTGGTGCTGACATTGTGCAAAAG GCGATAGTAGCACCGGCATCATTGATTGCTCAGAATGCTGGTGTGGAAGGTGAGGTGGTTGTAGAGAAGATCAAGGCAAGTGAGTGGGAAGTTGGATACAATGCCATGACAGACGAGTACCAGAACTTGATGGAGGCTGGAGTGATTGACCCGGCTAAGGTGGTAAGGTGTGAGTTGCAGAATGCAGCATCCGTGGCAGGAATGGTCCTCACTACTCAGGCAATTGTCGTCGAGAAGCCTCAGCCAAAGACACCTGCAGCTGGACCTCCTCAAGGCCTTACCGTATAA
- the LOC122057358 gene encoding adenylate kinase isoenzyme 6 homolog codes for MAQSSRKKPNILVTGTPGTGKTTTTSLLADATQLRHINVGDLAKLKNLYDGWDDQFECHIINEDLVCDELEDMMEEGGNIVDYHGCEFFPERWFDHVVVLQTDNSVLYDRLSSRGYMGTKLTNNIECEIFQVLLEEAKACYPEDIVVAMQNDCVDDISRNVTILTEWVRNWQPAS; via the exons aTGGCGCAAAGTAGCAGGAAGAAGCCAAACATTCTGGTAACGGGAACGCCGGGGACGGGCAAGACAACCACAACGTCTCTACTGGCAGACGCCACTCAGCTTCGCCACATAAACGTCGGTGACCTTGCCAAGCTCAAGAACTTATACGACGGTTGGGACGATCAATTCGAGTGTCACATCATCAACGAAGATTTG GTTTGTGATGAACTTGAGGACATGATGGAAGAAGGGGGAAACATTGTAGATTACCATGGTTGTGAATTTTTCCCTGAGCGTTGGTTCGATCATGTTGTTGTCCTTCAGACTGACAATTCGGTGTTGTACGATCGGTTGAGTAGCAG GGGTTACATGGGGACAAAGCTCACCAACAATATTGAATGCGAAATTTTTCAAGTGTTGCTGGAGGAAGCGAAAGCATGCTACCCAGAGGACATTGTAGTGGCAATGCAGAATGACTGTGTTGATGACATAAGTAGAAATGTTACCATATTGACTGAGTGGGTGAGAAATTGGCAGCCTGCATCATAA